The following proteins are encoded in a genomic region of Hoeflea phototrophica DFL-43:
- a CDS encoding haloacid dehalogenase type II, with protein sequence MSAQPEALIFDVFGTIVDWRSGIAAACKEAFERKQIDHDPHRFADLWRDEYQPAMERIRSGGRGYVALDILHRENLDRVLDKTGLAPRFNAAERDTLNHAWEQLPPWADSVAALQILKQRFIIAPCSNGSIALMTRLAKFGGLPWDAILGAEIARDYKPRAQVYLASCAALGLEPSRVMMVAAHNDDLEAAAAAGLRTGFFPRAQEYGAAQKTDLEPSQDWDLVSSDMTGFASTLLNAPV encoded by the coding sequence ATGAGCGCTCAACCCGAAGCCCTGATCTTTGACGTGTTCGGCACCATCGTCGACTGGCGCAGCGGGATTGCGGCGGCCTGCAAAGAAGCCTTCGAGCGCAAACAGATCGACCACGACCCTCACCGCTTTGCAGACTTGTGGCGCGACGAGTATCAGCCGGCCATGGAGCGCATCCGCTCAGGCGGCCGCGGCTATGTGGCGCTGGACATTCTGCACCGGGAAAACCTTGATCGTGTTCTCGACAAGACCGGCCTCGCGCCCCGTTTCAACGCAGCTGAGCGCGACACGCTGAACCATGCCTGGGAGCAATTGCCGCCCTGGGCCGACAGTGTCGCAGCGCTTCAAATCCTCAAGCAGCGCTTCATCATCGCCCCCTGTTCGAATGGCTCGATCGCCTTGATGACCCGTCTGGCAAAATTCGGCGGCCTGCCCTGGGATGCCATCCTCGGCGCGGAGATTGCGCGGGACTACAAGCCACGCGCCCAAGTCTATCTCGCGTCCTGTGCGGCGCTCGGGCTCGAGCCTTCCCGGGTCATGATGGTGGCAGCCCACAATGACGATCTCGAAGCTGCTGCTGCTGCGGGCCTCAGAACGGGGTTCTTCCCACGCGCTCAGGAGTACGGCGCGGCGCAGAAGACCGATCTTGAACCTTCACAGGACTGGGATTTGGTCTCCTCAGATATGACGGGCTTCGCCAGCACCTTGTTGAACGCGCCGGTATGA
- a CDS encoding LysR family transcriptional regulator, translating into MNAPVNHPLIMLDPDVLRSFVAIAETGSFTAAAARIYRTPSAVSMQIKRLEEQLGVSVFLRDARNVALTHDGEVLLGYARRLIALNRETISRFVTSEVSGVVRIGSPSDYGEAVLPGVLKRFAKSHPSVVVDVVIDQSSSLLKRFGSGHLDIALVSCMRGSTSDAGEVVMTDDIVWAGAKGGQACLMDPLPVSMWDEGCVWRESALAALEKVGRSYRVAFMTSHMAGQRAAILADLAIAPMGRHFVGPDIQILDENCGLPAPGQYQLQLKVGSDPSPQVSALSDHFRAGFERFNETGSFDL; encoded by the coding sequence ATGAACGCACCGGTCAACCATCCCCTGATCATGCTGGACCCGGATGTCCTGCGCAGTTTCGTGGCCATTGCCGAAACCGGCAGCTTCACGGCCGCCGCGGCGCGGATCTACCGCACGCCGTCAGCTGTCTCGATGCAGATCAAGCGGCTGGAAGAGCAATTGGGCGTATCGGTTTTCCTGCGCGATGCCCGCAATGTTGCGCTGACTCATGATGGCGAAGTGCTGCTTGGTTATGCGCGGCGGTTGATTGCACTGAACCGCGAAACAATTTCGCGGTTTGTGACCTCTGAGGTTTCCGGGGTGGTGCGGATTGGTTCTCCCTCGGACTATGGCGAAGCGGTGCTGCCGGGTGTGCTCAAGCGGTTTGCCAAGTCGCATCCTTCCGTGGTGGTCGATGTTGTTATCGACCAATCCTCCAGCCTGTTGAAGCGGTTTGGATCCGGACATCTCGACATTGCCCTTGTCAGCTGCATGCGCGGGTCCACGTCCGACGCAGGCGAGGTGGTGATGACCGACGATATCGTCTGGGCGGGAGCAAAAGGCGGTCAGGCATGCCTGATGGACCCGCTTCCCGTCTCCATGTGGGACGAAGGTTGCGTCTGGCGCGAAAGCGCGCTTGCGGCACTCGAGAAGGTCGGGAGGTCCTACCGGGTGGCGTTCATGACCTCGCACATGGCCGGGCAGCGGGCCGCGATCCTTGCGGACCTTGCGATCGCTCCGATGGGGCGGCATTTTGTCGGGCCCGATATCCAGATTCTGGACGAGAACTGCGGCCTGCCTGCACCGGGTCAATATCAGCTGCAGCTCAAGGTCGGTTCAGATCCGTCGCCACAGGTTTCCGCGCTCAGCGATCATTTCAGGGCAGGCTTTGAGCGGTTCAATGAAACCGGGTCGTTCGATCTGTAG